The following proteins are co-located in the Microbacterium sp. SORGH_AS_0888 genome:
- a CDS encoding TOBE domain-containing protein gives MPLPAALGGGRGVGVRPEQLVLTTTGGVRARVTAALDEGSRAVIGVAFDDGETAAVEVSGYAEHPVVGQRVGVAVRGRILPAVTVSRL, from the coding sequence GTGCCGCTTCCCGCAGCGCTGGGCGGCGGCCGCGGAGTGGGGGTGCGCCCCGAGCAACTGGTGCTCACCACGACGGGCGGCGTGCGGGCGCGTGTCACCGCCGCGCTCGACGAAGGCTCCCGCGCGGTGATCGGCGTGGCGTTCGACGATGGCGAGACGGCGGCTGTCGAGGTGTCCGGGTACGCGGAACACCCCGTGGTGGGGCAGCGCGTGGGGGTGGCGGTGCGGGGCCGTATCCTTCCTGCTGTGACCGTGAGCAGGCTCTGA
- a CDS encoding DNA/RNA non-specific endonuclease, giving the protein METPRGSRASRPELDNIVSQLSGINLGQYKKLENQWASALKTDPPGHVTVDIKITTDATGRPTKFEIESVINGEVEPYDFVQ; this is encoded by the coding sequence ATTGAAACTCCACGAGGGTCGCGAGCGTCACGACCCGAACTCGACAACATCGTCAGCCAACTCTCCGGCATCAACCTCGGCCAGTATAAGAAGTTGGAGAATCAGTGGGCGAGTGCGTTGAAAACCGATCCTCCGGGTCATGTGACTGTGGATATAAAGATCACCACCGATGCCACCGGCAGGCCGACAAAGTTCGAGATTGAATCGGTGATTAACGGCGAGGTGGAACCATATGATTTCGTACAGTAA
- a CDS encoding Lsr2 family protein: MARKVIVKLVDDLDGTPIEDGTGSTVTFAYGKKSYEIDLSDTNAAKLEDALAPFIAAARPPASSRYTTPRAK; encoded by the coding sequence ATGGCGCGGAAAGTCATTGTCAAGCTGGTCGACGATCTCGATGGCACCCCGATCGAAGACGGCACCGGCAGCACCGTGACCTTCGCGTACGGCAAGAAGTCCTACGAGATCGACCTCTCCGACACCAACGCCGCCAAGCTCGAAGACGCTCTCGCCCCCTTCATTGCCGCCGCGCGCCCGCCAGCATCATCGAGGTATACGACGCCGCGAGCTAAGTAA
- a CDS encoding type VII secretion target — MSAGEIRIDPDVLLQHASKVDQLASDAAEAVAAIQSVNLSGGAFGPMCMWMIPPVAVVSAVAAAGISAEQGLITRTATEARGVVRDFDAYEQSVRGTIQGLDKALG; from the coding sequence GTGAGCGCGGGTGAGATCCGGATCGACCCGGACGTGCTGCTCCAGCACGCCTCGAAAGTCGACCAGCTTGCCTCGGACGCGGCAGAAGCAGTCGCGGCGATCCAGTCCGTCAATCTCAGCGGCGGGGCGTTCGGGCCGATGTGTATGTGGATGATCCCGCCCGTCGCTGTCGTCTCGGCGGTGGCTGCGGCGGGTATCTCCGCCGAGCAGGGACTGATCACGCGGACAGCGACCGAGGCGCGGGGCGTGGTGCGCGACTTCGACGCCTACGAGCAGTCGGTGCGCGGCACCATCCAGGGCCTGGACAAGGCCCTTGGTTGA
- a CDS encoding sensor histidine kinase: MSRRPPTAATLIRRHLLAATIVTVGLLAALVGLEWALATAEADRVTRAAATRVAERVSSTLSVADLTGGTLDAATLDAQVQGFFDAGAVARIKVWSVDGNTVRVVYSDERRLIGDERPYSAGLADRLGREGVVVLDVPSNVEHRFEGRDSRELREAFIAFTDATGTPLRLEVYVPVFRDAWVASTLAVYVPVLVAGIAALTALLVPMSIRLARRLAEADSDRRAAIDYGLRSRERERLRLARRLHDDVLQNLAGSALALEVLASAPDPSRLRAISATLSDDARALRDLLDDDAPVAALPLREALDDVVAAARAAGWHVRVDVAPEIDGDAAPDAETSRLLTEATRELVRNARAHAHAEHIEVRVGRPDDEYELTVTDDGRGFPAGRTPSSGHGLRLLRSAFVETGGDLHVSSGGAGTTIRAHVPVRDAPVPGR; this comes from the coding sequence ATGAGCCGACGCCCGCCCACCGCGGCCACCCTCATCCGTCGGCACCTGCTCGCGGCCACCATCGTCACGGTCGGCTTGCTCGCCGCGCTCGTCGGACTCGAGTGGGCGCTCGCCACCGCTGAGGCCGACCGGGTCACCCGCGCAGCCGCCACGCGGGTCGCCGAGCGAGTGTCGTCGACCCTGTCAGTGGCCGACCTCACCGGTGGCACTCTCGACGCCGCTACGCTCGACGCGCAGGTGCAGGGATTCTTCGACGCGGGCGCCGTCGCACGGATCAAAGTATGGAGCGTCGACGGCAACACCGTGCGCGTCGTGTATTCCGACGAGCGGCGACTCATCGGCGACGAGCGGCCCTACTCCGCAGGCCTGGCCGACCGCCTCGGGCGCGAGGGTGTGGTCGTCCTCGACGTCCCGTCCAATGTCGAGCACCGCTTCGAGGGCAGAGACAGCCGTGAGCTGCGCGAGGCCTTCATCGCCTTCACAGACGCCACCGGCACACCTCTGCGCCTCGAGGTCTACGTACCGGTCTTCCGCGACGCGTGGGTGGCCTCGACGCTGGCGGTGTACGTCCCCGTGCTCGTCGCGGGCATCGCGGCACTGACGGCGCTGCTCGTGCCGATGTCGATCCGCCTCGCGCGCCGGCTCGCCGAGGCCGACAGCGACCGCCGGGCCGCGATCGACTACGGGCTGCGCTCGCGGGAGCGCGAACGGCTGCGATTGGCCCGCCGTCTGCACGATGACGTTCTGCAGAATCTGGCGGGATCCGCCCTCGCGCTCGAGGTCCTGGCGTCTGCGCCCGATCCCTCGCGGCTGCGCGCGATCTCGGCCACGCTCTCCGACGACGCCCGAGCACTGCGCGATCTGCTCGACGATGACGCCCCCGTCGCCGCGCTCCCGCTGCGCGAAGCTCTCGACGATGTGGTCGCGGCCGCCCGCGCCGCGGGATGGCACGTGCGCGTCGACGTCGCCCCCGAGATCGACGGCGACGCCGCCCCGGATGCCGAGACCTCCCGGCTGCTCACCGAGGCGACCCGTGAGCTCGTGCGAAACGCCCGCGCGCACGCGCACGCCGAGCACATCGAGGTGCGGGTCGGGCGCCCCGACGACGAGTACGAGCTCACAGTCACCGACGACGGCCGGGGATTTCCCGCCGGACGCACGCCGTCGTCAGGACACGGCCTGCGCCTGCTGCGCAGCGCGTTCGTTGAAACCGGTGGCGACCTCCACGTCTCGTCCGGCGGTGCGGGCACGACGATCCGCGCCCATGTTCCGGTGCGTGACGCGCCGGTCCCCGGGCGCTGA
- a CDS encoding response regulator, which translates to MTVPAAPDHACRVLVVDDHRVFSDLLAFTLDATADTVCVGTAASLDEGLRKADALAPDVIVLDVSIGDDDGLTVLPILHRRLPRARIIVLTAHPRAAGAERALAAGAAGYLAKDTRLGDLIAAIRTATPHRPTLAQGLTRTPLDDLTPRERDVLTLLCNGSRPADIARALGLSTHTVRDHVKTLRAVLRAGSQLEVVARARALGMDDGGRR; encoded by the coding sequence ATGACCGTGCCCGCCGCCCCCGATCATGCGTGCCGCGTGCTCGTCGTCGACGACCATCGCGTCTTCAGCGATCTCCTCGCCTTCACGTTGGATGCCACGGCCGACACGGTCTGCGTCGGCACCGCCGCCAGCCTCGACGAAGGACTGCGCAAGGCCGACGCGCTCGCGCCCGACGTGATCGTGCTCGATGTGAGCATCGGCGACGACGACGGCCTGACCGTTTTGCCGATCCTCCACCGTCGGCTGCCCCGGGCGCGGATCATCGTGCTCACCGCGCACCCGCGCGCCGCCGGCGCCGAGCGGGCGCTCGCGGCGGGCGCGGCGGGCTATCTCGCGAAGGACACCCGGCTCGGCGACCTGATCGCCGCCATCCGCACCGCCACCCCGCACCGTCCGACGCTCGCGCAGGGTCTCACGCGCACCCCCCTCGACGACCTCACCCCGCGCGAGCGAGACGTTCTGACGTTGCTGTGCAACGGCTCACGCCCGGCCGATATCGCCCGCGCGCTGGGATTGTCGACTCACACCGTACGCGACCACGTCAAGACCCTGCGGGCGGTGCTGCGCGCCGGCTCCCAGCTCGAGGTGGTCGCCCGGGCGCGTGCTCTGGGCATGGACGACGGAGGTCGCCGATGA
- a CDS encoding benzaldehyde dehydrogenase has protein sequence MTLLAPDTWPRTQPDRAPSQRSEVRAVIAPATGQHLGDVALATAEDAQRAGASASLAQRDWAARPPAERAAVLRRAGDLWTQHAAEIESWIVREAGSIPPKAALEVSIAAAECYEAAALPTHPAGDVLPSSEQRWSFARRRPAGVVSVIAPFNFPLILSIRSVAPALALGNAVLLKPDPRTAVSGGVALARVFQEAGLPDGVLQLLVGGVDVGEAVVTAPEVRIVSFTGSTAAGRRVGELGARHLKRTHLELGGNNALIVLPGADLALAASAGAFGSYMHQGQICMTTGRHLVHESLKEDYVAALAEKAAHLPVGDPASQQVALGPLIDEGQRSRVHAIVQDSVAAGARIAAGGTYEGLFYAPTVLDDVQGHHRAWAEEIFGPVAPVRSFATIDEAVALASESEYGLSLGVLGDVGLAMEVADAVPSGIVHINEQTVSDEANAPFGGVRASGTGSRFGGAAANIEAFTETQWLTVRPSIAPYPF, from the coding sequence ATGACCCTACTCGCCCCCGACACCTGGCCCCGGACGCAGCCCGACAGAGCCCCGAGCCAGCGCAGCGAGGTTCGCGCCGTCATCGCGCCGGCAACCGGACAGCATCTCGGAGACGTCGCCCTCGCGACGGCGGAGGACGCGCAACGCGCCGGCGCCTCGGCCTCCCTGGCCCAGCGCGACTGGGCGGCTCGCCCGCCGGCGGAGCGCGCCGCAGTGCTGCGACGAGCGGGAGACCTGTGGACGCAGCACGCTGCCGAGATCGAGTCGTGGATCGTGCGCGAAGCCGGCTCGATCCCACCCAAGGCGGCTCTGGAAGTATCGATCGCCGCAGCCGAGTGCTACGAAGCCGCTGCGCTGCCGACACATCCGGCCGGAGACGTGCTTCCCTCGTCGGAGCAGCGTTGGAGCTTCGCACGGCGGCGTCCCGCCGGCGTGGTGAGCGTCATCGCGCCCTTCAACTTCCCCCTCATCCTGTCGATCCGGTCGGTCGCCCCCGCGCTCGCACTGGGCAACGCCGTGTTGCTCAAACCCGACCCGCGCACGGCGGTGTCCGGTGGCGTGGCACTCGCACGCGTCTTCCAGGAAGCAGGTCTGCCCGACGGCGTGCTGCAGCTGCTCGTCGGCGGCGTCGATGTGGGCGAGGCCGTGGTCACGGCACCCGAGGTGCGCATCGTCTCATTCACCGGCTCGACCGCCGCAGGGCGCCGCGTCGGCGAGCTCGGCGCGCGTCACCTGAAGCGCACGCATCTCGAGCTCGGCGGGAACAACGCGCTCATCGTGCTCCCGGGCGCCGATCTGGCACTCGCCGCCTCGGCGGGCGCGTTCGGCTCCTACATGCATCAGGGTCAGATCTGCATGACCACGGGGCGCCACCTCGTCCACGAGAGCCTCAAGGAGGACTACGTTGCGGCACTCGCCGAGAAGGCGGCGCACCTTCCGGTCGGCGACCCCGCCTCGCAGCAGGTGGCCCTCGGGCCGCTCATCGACGAGGGGCAGCGCTCACGAGTACACGCGATCGTGCAGGACTCGGTCGCCGCCGGCGCCCGTATCGCCGCCGGCGGCACATACGAGGGGCTGTTCTACGCCCCGACGGTGCTCGACGATGTGCAGGGCCACCACCGCGCCTGGGCGGAGGAGATCTTCGGGCCCGTCGCACCCGTGCGCTCCTTCGCGACGATCGACGAGGCGGTCGCCCTCGCGAGCGAGAGCGAGTACGGTCTCTCCCTCGGCGTCCTCGGCGATGTCGGACTCGCGATGGAGGTCGCGGATGCCGTCCCGAGCGGCATCGTGCACATCAACGAGCAGACAGTCTCGGACGAGGCGAACGCTCCCTTCGGCGGCGTCCGCGCCTCCGGCACCGGGTCGCGCTTCGGCGGAGCCGCAGCCAACATCGAGGCGTTCACGGAGACGCAGTGGCTGACCGTGCGGCCGTCGATCGCCCCGTATCCGTTCTGA
- a CDS encoding iron ABC transporter substrate-binding protein — protein MPRFRSTASALALALAGALALSSCSGAPTSAPAETGADEERTLTLYSGRDEELIAPLIEQFETASGIDVEVRYAGSTELAAQLLEEGDRTPAQVFLSQDSGSLGVLAAEGLLASLPTEVTAVVPEQYTSKDGSWVGLTGRARVIAYDSQAYTAAQIPADVWELTKPEWNGKVAIAPSNASFQAFVTALRVAEGEDRARQWVEGMVANNVQTYAKNGEILEAVNTGVVPLGLINHYYWARSEQDPTTLRAQLKFGEPGSVSSLVNVTGAAVLASSADSPEAREFVAFLVSKPAQTYFSEQTAEYPLVEGVACPTGVPPLNELGGADIDLAQLSSVQDTVALLTQAGLL, from the coding sequence ATGCCCCGCTTCCGATCCACCGCGAGCGCGCTCGCACTCGCCCTCGCCGGAGCCCTCGCTCTATCGTCGTGCTCCGGCGCCCCCACCTCCGCCCCCGCCGAAACCGGTGCCGATGAGGAACGCACCCTCACGCTCTACTCGGGTCGAGACGAAGAACTCATCGCGCCGCTCATCGAGCAGTTCGAGACGGCCTCCGGCATCGACGTCGAGGTGCGGTACGCCGGCTCCACCGAACTGGCCGCACAGCTGCTCGAAGAGGGCGATCGCACCCCCGCCCAGGTCTTCCTCTCCCAGGATTCCGGCTCCCTCGGCGTGCTCGCGGCCGAAGGCCTGCTCGCCTCCCTCCCCACAGAGGTCACGGCGGTCGTCCCCGAGCAATACACCTCGAAGGATGGATCGTGGGTCGGCCTCACCGGTCGCGCACGGGTGATCGCCTACGACAGCCAGGCCTACACGGCCGCCCAGATCCCCGCCGATGTGTGGGAGCTGACCAAGCCGGAATGGAACGGCAAGGTCGCCATCGCCCCCTCGAACGCGTCGTTCCAGGCTTTCGTCACCGCCTTGCGCGTGGCTGAGGGCGAAGACCGAGCCCGTCAGTGGGTCGAAGGGATGGTCGCGAACAACGTGCAGACCTACGCCAAGAACGGCGAGATCCTCGAGGCCGTGAACACGGGTGTCGTGCCCCTCGGCCTCATCAACCACTACTACTGGGCGCGATCCGAGCAGGACCCGACGACGCTGCGCGCCCAGCTGAAGTTCGGTGAGCCGGGCTCGGTCTCGTCATTGGTGAACGTCACCGGCGCGGCCGTGCTCGCATCGAGTGCGGACTCGCCCGAGGCCCGCGAGTTCGTGGCGTTCCTCGTGTCGAAGCCCGCGCAGACGTACTTCTCGGAACAGACCGCGGAGTACCCGCTCGTCGAGGGCGTGGCGTGTCCCACCGGAGTGCCCCCGCTGAACGAACTCGGCGGTGCCGACATCGACCTCGCGCAGCTGTCGTCGGTGCAGGACACCGTCGCCCTGCTCACCCAGGCGGGTCTGCTCTGA
- a CDS encoding acetyl-CoA C-acyltransferase — protein sequence MSDYKDDDVLIASVVRTPIGRARKGSLVSVRADDLAVQAVSAALAAVPEIPVDAVEDLYLGCAEPEDEQGQNMARRVAVLLGQDRLPGATVTRFCASSLQALRMAFHAVRAGEGDVFVAAGVESVSRYVAREQRPHPAFEGPGARARQQAEGDSWVDPRMEGELPDVYVAMGLTAEFVARRHGVGREDQDALALRSQRRAAGAIASGLFAREIVPVRLTDGTIVDADDSPRPATTREGLAALPPAFVPHGTVTAGNACPLNDGASAAVVVSGRTARATGLVPRARILSSAVAGVSPEIMGMGPVPAIQTALDRAGARVDDIDVFEINEAFASQVVASQRALGIDDERLNPLGGAIALGHPFGATGVRMVGTLLNGLSVRGGTLGVAGLCIGGGQGMAVVIEAL from the coding sequence ATGAGCGACTACAAGGATGACGATGTCCTGATCGCCTCGGTGGTGCGCACCCCCATCGGCCGTGCGAGGAAGGGAAGTCTCGTATCGGTGCGTGCCGATGATCTCGCCGTGCAGGCGGTCTCCGCCGCACTGGCCGCCGTGCCGGAGATCCCGGTCGATGCGGTCGAGGACCTTTATCTCGGGTGCGCCGAGCCGGAGGACGAGCAGGGGCAGAACATGGCGCGCCGCGTCGCCGTGCTGCTCGGTCAGGACCGCCTGCCGGGCGCGACGGTCACGCGCTTCTGCGCCTCGTCGCTCCAGGCGCTGCGGATGGCCTTCCATGCCGTTCGCGCGGGGGAGGGCGACGTCTTCGTCGCCGCCGGGGTCGAGAGCGTGAGCCGCTACGTGGCCCGCGAGCAGCGTCCGCATCCGGCGTTCGAGGGCCCCGGAGCCCGGGCTCGGCAGCAGGCGGAGGGCGACTCCTGGGTCGACCCGCGCATGGAGGGAGAACTCCCCGACGTCTACGTGGCGATGGGGCTGACGGCCGAGTTCGTCGCGCGACGTCATGGAGTGGGCCGGGAGGATCAGGACGCTCTCGCCCTCCGTTCGCAGCGGCGCGCGGCCGGCGCGATCGCCTCGGGACTCTTCGCGCGGGAGATCGTCCCCGTCCGCCTCACGGACGGCACGATCGTGGATGCCGACGACTCCCCGCGGCCCGCAACCACCCGAGAGGGGCTGGCGGCGTTGCCGCCCGCGTTCGTGCCCCACGGCACGGTCACGGCCGGCAACGCGTGCCCGCTCAACGACGGCGCGTCGGCTGCTGTCGTGGTCAGCGGGCGCACCGCCCGGGCCACGGGTCTCGTGCCGCGTGCGCGCATCCTCTCGTCTGCCGTGGCGGGCGTCTCTCCGGAGATCATGGGGATGGGTCCCGTGCCCGCCATCCAGACGGCACTGGATCGAGCGGGCGCGCGTGTGGACGACATCGACGTCTTCGAGATCAACGAGGCGTTCGCCTCGCAGGTCGTCGCCTCGCAGCGTGCCCTCGGCATCGACGACGAGCGTCTCAATCCGCTGGGCGGAGCGATCGCGCTCGGACACCCGTTCGGAGCGACCGGTGTCCGCATGGTGGGAACCCTGCTCAACGGGCTATCCGTGCGGGGTGGCACTCTCGGCGTGGCCGGGCTCTGCATCGGCGGCGGTCAGGGCATGGCCGTGGTGATCGAGGCGCTCTGA
- a CDS encoding iron ABC transporter permease, which produces MAAVVGAAAAAPLVHLVLRVVAADPERLASVLIRPRTLELLATTVGVTTATSAGALVLGVGTAWLLTGIALPGAAFWRILACLPLAVPSFVAAFGWMGVFPGLSGAGPLVAVLVLSTAPYVTVPAMAAFARADRAVTDAAVSLGTPPLRAFCTTTLPQVLPAALAGTLLVALYSLSDFGAPALLRVDTLTTGIYAQFTGGFDRSLSAAMALVLAVLALGCVFVEGVLRRRSSARTDARAVPVAARRLGRGGSAGAMLLLAAVGVAAVVVPPTALIARLPATQRYVAEPVDLAVAAATTLAFGLVAAGIAVAAALPVAWLAARHRSRFVTALEAVTYVGHALPGLVVALALVSLTLAVAPGAYQGPLALIAAYVVLFLPKAVGSERAAFAGTPRGLEEAAGSLGDAPARVWRRITLPLAAPGILAGGVLVLAAVMKELPATLLLRPIGVDTLATELWRATSVGAYGAAALPALLLIAVGLIPALAVAHGIRSIGKDPR; this is translated from the coding sequence GTGGCGGCCGTCGTGGGTGCGGCCGCGGCCGCACCTCTCGTTCACCTCGTGCTGCGGGTGGTGGCTGCCGATCCGGAACGGTTGGCGAGCGTGCTGATCCGCCCGCGCACGCTCGAACTGCTCGCGACCACCGTCGGGGTGACGACGGCGACGAGCGCGGGAGCCCTCGTGCTGGGGGTGGGAACAGCCTGGCTGCTGACCGGCATCGCGCTGCCCGGTGCCGCGTTCTGGCGCATCCTCGCGTGCCTTCCGCTGGCAGTGCCGAGCTTCGTCGCCGCCTTCGGCTGGATGGGAGTGTTCCCGGGCCTGTCGGGTGCGGGGCCGCTCGTGGCCGTGCTCGTGCTATCGACCGCGCCGTACGTCACCGTGCCCGCGATGGCGGCCTTCGCCCGTGCCGACAGGGCGGTGACGGATGCCGCGGTGTCGCTCGGCACCCCGCCGCTGCGCGCCTTCTGCACGACGACCCTGCCCCAGGTGCTGCCGGCGGCTCTTGCCGGCACTCTCCTGGTCGCCCTCTATTCGCTGTCGGACTTCGGTGCACCGGCTCTGCTGCGGGTGGACACGCTCACGACCGGCATCTACGCGCAGTTCACCGGCGGCTTCGACCGGTCGCTGTCGGCGGCGATGGCGCTGGTGCTCGCCGTTCTCGCCCTGGGCTGCGTGTTCGTCGAGGGCGTGCTGCGTCGGCGTTCCTCCGCGCGAACCGACGCGCGCGCGGTGCCCGTCGCCGCGCGCCGACTCGGTCGCGGCGGGTCGGCGGGCGCGATGCTGCTGCTCGCGGCTGTCGGTGTGGCCGCGGTCGTGGTTCCGCCGACCGCGCTGATCGCCCGCCTTCCTGCGACGCAACGCTATGTCGCCGAGCCTGTCGACCTCGCCGTTGCCGCCGCGACGACGCTCGCATTCGGGCTCGTCGCCGCGGGGATCGCGGTGGCCGCCGCGCTGCCGGTCGCATGGCTCGCGGCGCGCCATCGTTCGCGGTTCGTGACCGCGCTCGAGGCGGTCACCTACGTGGGCCATGCCCTTCCAGGATTGGTGGTGGCGCTCGCCCTCGTGTCGCTCACGCTGGCGGTCGCACCCGGGGCCTACCAAGGTCCCCTCGCGCTGATCGCCGCCTACGTCGTGCTCTTCCTGCCCAAAGCGGTCGGCTCGGAGCGCGCCGCATTCGCCGGGACTCCGAGAGGACTCGAAGAGGCCGCAGGCAGCCTGGGCGACGCCCCCGCTCGCGTCTGGCGGCGGATCACACTCCCGCTGGCAGCACCGGGAATCCTCGCCGGCGGGGTGCTCGTGCTCGCGGCGGTGATGAAGGAGTTGCCGGCCACACTGCTGCTGCGCCCCATCGGCGTCGACACGCTCGCCACCGAGCTGTGGCGCGCGACGAGCGTCGGGGCCTACGGGGCCGCAGCGCTGCCGGCGCTGCTGCTCATCGCCGTGGGGCTGATCCCCGCTCTCGCTGTGGCTCACGGCATCCGTTCGATCGGGAAGGACCCGCGATGA
- a CDS encoding enoyl-CoA hydratase-related protein has product MAEINEVVAVERIDHVLVVTIRRPEALNAVNAAVSTGVARAMELSESDVDIRAVVITGAGERAFCVGADLKALSAGASVLPDDPGLERWGFGGCTGRYGTKPLIAAVNGLALGGGLEICLMADVIVADERASFALPEVTRGIIAAMGGVVRLSERLPQTVAWEMILSGESIDAARAHQLGLVSRLAPAGSVREVALEVAAAISRAAPLAVQASKRIARGIVDGAVAAESGPLALSDAEHQRVLETEDSREGPRAFVERRPPSWSAR; this is encoded by the coding sequence GTGGCTGAGATCAACGAGGTCGTGGCCGTCGAACGGATCGACCACGTCCTGGTCGTCACGATCCGGCGTCCGGAAGCATTGAACGCCGTGAACGCCGCCGTGAGCACAGGCGTCGCCCGGGCGATGGAGCTGTCGGAGTCGGATGTCGACATCCGGGCGGTCGTCATCACCGGCGCGGGGGAGCGGGCGTTCTGCGTCGGCGCGGATCTGAAGGCCCTCTCGGCGGGCGCGTCGGTGCTTCCCGATGATCCGGGCCTCGAGCGCTGGGGATTCGGAGGGTGCACCGGGCGATACGGCACGAAGCCGCTCATCGCCGCCGTCAACGGACTCGCTCTCGGCGGTGGCCTCGAGATCTGCCTGATGGCGGACGTGATCGTCGCCGATGAGCGGGCATCGTTCGCGCTGCCCGAGGTCACCCGTGGGATCATCGCGGCGATGGGCGGGGTCGTCCGGCTGTCCGAACGTCTTCCCCAGACGGTGGCGTGGGAGATGATCCTGTCGGGCGAGTCCATCGATGCCGCTCGTGCCCACCAGCTCGGCCTCGTGTCACGGCTGGCTCCCGCGGGCTCCGTGCGGGAGGTCGCGCTGGAGGTCGCTGCCGCCATCTCGCGCGCCGCCCCGCTGGCCGTCCAGGCCAGCAAGCGCATCGCGCGGGGGATCGTGGACGGTGCCGTGGCGGCCGAGTCCGGTCCCCTCGCCCTGAGCGACGCCGAGCATCAGCGCGTGCTCGAGACGGAGGACAGTCGCGAGGGGCCGCGCGCGTTCGTCGAGCGGCGACCGCCGTCGTGGTCCGCGCGGTGA
- a CDS encoding helix-turn-helix domain-containing protein codes for MVSGCNDEFRPTTTPAWAEFSWALGLQLRRARDAKNLTQEAMAERAGISLYAYQQYERGAVTKNGAATNPRLATILAICQALDTPIEELLPPVPPLTTN; via the coding sequence TTGGTCTCGGGCTGTAACGATGAGTTCCGCCCCACGACAACGCCCGCATGGGCGGAGTTCTCCTGGGCACTGGGACTGCAGCTGCGCCGGGCGCGGGACGCGAAGAACCTCACGCAAGAAGCGATGGCGGAGCGTGCGGGGATCTCGCTCTACGCCTATCAGCAGTACGAACGCGGAGCTGTCACCAAGAACGGTGCCGCGACCAATCCGCGCCTGGCGACTATCCTCGCGATCTGCCAAGCCCTCGACACACCCATCGAGGAGCTCCTGCCGCCCGTCCCGCCGCTGACGACCAACTAG